tttttgtttttttaaaaataatatttatgaaTGGTTCAACagtaaggatgtcaagatctatatattttagtgatatgataaaaattttagaaaaaaataaatgtatttggtttgctattttaacagtcaactagtagtttgaccagttattcttactagtgtttagtctcgtaccgatattttgattttttaaaaaatgtttatgaatgatccaatcgtaaggatgtcaagatctatatattttaatgatttgataaaatttttagaaaaaaataaatgtatttggtttgttattttaacagtcaactagtattttgaccaatacttcttattagtgtttagtctcatactgatgtttcgattctttacaaaatatttatgaatgatccaaccgtaaggatgttaagatctatatattttagtgatatgataaaaattttagaaaaaaataaatgcatttgatttgctattttaacagtcaactaacAGTTTGACCAGTTATtattactagtgtttagtcccgtaccaatgtttcgattttttaaaaaatgtttaggaatgatccaaccgtaaggatgtcaagatctatatattttaatgatatgataaaattgttagaaaaaaataaatgtatttggtttgttattttaacagtcaacttgtagtttgaccaatacttcttactagtgtttagtatcataccgatgtttcgattttttacaaaatatttatgaatgatccaaccataaggatgtcaagatctatatattttagtgatatgataaaaattttagaaaaaaataaatgtatttgatttgttattttaacagtcaactagcAGTTTAACCAGTTATtattactagtgtttagtcccgtaccaatgtttcgatttttaaaaaatgtttatgaatgatccaaccgtaaggatgtcaagatctatatattttaatgatatgataaaaatttttaaaaaaaataaatgtatttgatttgttattttaacagtcaactagtagtttgaccaatacttcttactagtgtttagtctcataccgatgtttcgattttttaaaaaatgtttatgaataatccaaccgtaaggatgtcaaaatctatatattttagtgatatgataaaaattttagaaaaaaataaatgtatttgctttgctattttaacagtcaactagtagtttgacccattattcttactagtgtttagtcccgtacCTATGTTTCGATTTtctaaaaaatgtttatgaatgatccaaccgtaaggatgtcaagatctatatattttaatgatatgataaaaattttgaaaaaaaataaaagtatttggtttgttattttaacagtactctactagtagtttgactagttaTTCTTAAAGGTGTTTAGTCCCGTGccgatgtttcaatttttttaaaaatatttatgaatgatccaaccgtaaggatgtcaaaatctatatattttagtgatagataaaaaatttagaataaaataaatgtatttggtttgctattttaacaggCAAGTATTAGTTTGACCCGTACTttttactagtgtttagtcccataatGATGTTTGGTTTTTTTAAatatgtttatgaatgatccaacatTATAGAtattaagatctatatattttagtgatatgataaaaaaaatgtattttaatcattagattttgattatttttacaaataaagtataaataaacattattataaaTTTCACCGCACACTCTTGTTAATGGAATTTATCATAAAATTGATCAAaatcataattttaattttttaatagaaaaatgagttgttaaaataaattataatattataatattttaagaaaaagattaacaaattacaataTATTTTTAGAGAAATTACTCGGATTTTAATTTTATAACAGAAAATACGTAATATATGAATTTATaaattgacactcctaaattcaaccgattgCGGTCGTATTTAGCATGTCCATGTCAGCGATCCGCATGATTTAGATCCAACGTGCCAAATTCAATCACTAAATTATAATCCAACGGCTGATtttacttttttaaaaaaaaactaaaattcAATATCTTTTTTAAGTTAAACCCCCCCACCCCTGTTCTCTCTGCTCCCGCCCCCCTCCCCCTCCCATGTTCTCTCACCATCACCACTCAACCCCCTCCCTCCCCCTTTTTCGTTCTTTTTTTCGGCCAATCCCCTTTTTCTCCGACCACCTCATTTTATTTTCTATTCGAACAAACATCCGCCCCAACACCCATCTTTTATCTTTATTTTCTTGAACAAAATATTAAATGGGTCTTCAAAATTTTGTGTTTTTATATCATTTTTGATTGTGGGTTTGAATTTAGGAAAATTGTAGGAGTATATATGTGAAAATTTTGAATTGAAAACTTGATATTTGTGATTTGGTATAATTTTTGAATCATTTGTTGTGTTCTTGATTGGGTTATATGTTAATATAATTATTGATAATTGATTGTATAGGTTATTGACTTTGTTTTGTGATATTGAGTGTTGAATTTGGTCGAATTTTACATTATTTCGGGTTTGGCCGGAAAAGTTGTCATTTTGATCGGAAAATGGATTGTATTGTTGGTGATGTTAGTTTTAGATTTTGGAAATGATTTATTGTGTGAAATTGAACCGAAAAAATCTCATTTTTGGCAATATCGGAGTTATCGGAATGGTTGCCGGATTTTTTGAAACTCGCCGGAATTTGAGAATTTTCCGGcgagttttttttttaaaatctggGGCTCGTAAATTCgaccgcattcggtcgaatttagaaCAATATTTTTAACCATATACGGTCGAATTTATAGTTTAGGCGgactttttaattttttaaaaaaatttaaatttttgggcgggattttcaaattttaggtgaAAAACAAATTCGACCGCTTTCGGTCGCATTTaagcggtcgaatttagccgtgCGTATACTAAATATGACCGATTTACTAAATATGACTCGAGCGAATGCGACCGGTCCAAAAACCGgtcgtatttagttaaatacgaccgaaaacggtcgaatttaactaaatacgaccgattacccgtttttcttgtagtgataacACTTTAGTAGTGTCTAAAAGTGTTACTAAGGTGTTGCTCCATCTCCTACGTGCGCGCGCAGGGGTGCAAATTGTGGGATTTCGAGGGGTAATCTGAGGCTTGCGAAGCCTTCGGGCTTGCCTGCGCGTGCGACGTACGGACACGAATGTAGTAGAAAATGGGCCCGAATAATCATGGACTAGTTTTGCTGCTAATTTTATTTCCACTGGGCTTGGGCTCATATAATTATTTCATTTTTGATACGGATAATTATTATAATTTGATTTGACGAAATAATAAATTTGATTCAATTACGGATATGATTTATTAATCGACAATTAATTAACGCGTGTAATTAATTataaagagtagcgcacaagtcatCCAGAGTCTGTATATAATATCGTTATAAGGATCAGGGTAAATCATCTCATACGATACCACACACAGCTGTCTCTAAACACAAACCCTATCCTTCTCTCTCTGCTCGGTGATAGTTTCTTACTCTGTTCTAGCTCGCCGAAGATACTGTTTGTATAATGACACCGTCctctcgttttatcctgggaggctgtcggctcgcacatacggtgagaggcgaaataactttaaggagacagttcctttcaactggactcgagaaCTCTCTCATATCCTTATCTCTTTCGTTTATTTTCTGTTTTTCACAGTTATACTCGCACACTGTTATTCACACACACTGTTTTAATTGcatgtattaatcgcagattgtattaacaataactttattttaaataaaaatatgataactTAGGACTATAtagaatttttaatatatttttatcatATGAGATTATTCCTTTTATTATCTTATCATGTTTGAGATTATAAATGTAAATAATTATATGTGTTAATTAAACTTATAAGATCACGCCTTTCTATGATTTTAGTTACCAAAAAGTAAAAttggattttttttatataattgaATTTAAATAATATAGATAAAAATATCACTTATCTTTTCTAGTAATTTATTTAACGTTAATTTTAGGTTTCACTTATCTTTTCTAGTAATTTAATTAAACTTATAAGATCACACATTTAAATGAAACTTATACCATTTTTTATTTAAAACTAATATTTATCTGCATTATTAATAATAACACTGTATCATAATTATTGCTCAATTTTAATTGATAGAAAGTAGACAAAGAAGTCTAACTAGCTGTTTTAAAATTGATGGCTCATTTCTTATGTCCAATTGTTTAATATTTTGTATATCAATTTCAATTTACACATGTTTTAAATATATGATAACTTAGAACTATAGAAAATAGTTAATACATTTTTATCATATGAGATTATTGCCTTAATTATCTTATCTTGTTTGTGATTATAAATGCAAAGAATTATATGTGTTAATTAAACTTATAATAACACACCTTTCTATGATTTTAGTCATCAAGAAAGTAAAGATTTGGATTTTTTACATATTCTTtataattaaattcaaataataaagataaaaatATCACTTAtcttttttaataatttatttaaagtTAACCTTAGGTTTTCACATGTGATTATAAGTTAATAAAAAGTAGTATTAGAATAAAACTTACACAATTCTTTTTAATTAAAACTAAATTTATTGGGATTGTTAGGAATCACATTACATCACATTTATCTCTATTTAATTTCAATTATTAAAAACTCTAAAACTACCTAATCATCACTTTAGACGTGCCTATATCTTAGGTGTCCACAGGTATTTAAGACGTCTCTACACGTATTTAAGACGTCTCTACTAGCTATCGTCCCTTCCTCTTCATTTTAACCCAGACGTCTCTACTAGCTATCGTCCCTTCCTCTTCATTTTAACCCTTTCCCGATTATCAGAGTTGGTTGCAGCTGGTCAGTAGTACTATTGTGATGCATTAATAATACTATTGATTGAGTTATTTCTCATAATTTCATTGAAATAAGTCTAATTATATCTAGAAATGATGAGAAACCAAGATATAGTTAATTCAGAAGATGAATACACAAACACACCTGCTCTGCCCCAAAATAAGTCCGAGAATACAAATAATGTACCAGATACAAATAAACAAATAAACTGTAATGGTAAAGTTGTGAACTATGATTCATACGGTAGTATCTCGGTGAAGGGAAGAAGGAAATATATGGAGGATTCTTTGACCGTAGACTTGGGGATTTTAACGTGGGAATCAAATCATTATGACTATTTTGGTGTGTATGATGGTCATGGTACTTCTCTGGCTTGTCGTGACCACTTACACCTGTTGGTTAAAAATGAGGTTGAAAAACAGGTAGGGAAAATTATAGACTGGGAGAAGGTAATGGTCACAAGTTTTCTTAGGATGGATGAACATGTGCTTGCTCAAAGAGTTGATGGTTCAACAAGATCAACTGTGATTGTTGCTGTGGTTGGGGAGGAGGTTCTGGTGGTTGCTAATTGCGGAGATTCCAGAGGTGTTTTGTCACGTTCATCCACTGTTGTGCCATTGTCTTTTGATCCTAAGGTATGTTAGTAGATTTAGAGTCCAAGACTAGTAAATAGTTATCTTCATACCAGAGAGTACTGAGTACCATAAATACTATGTAAACATAACATGAtgtgttaataattttttctacAAAAAAATTTCTTTAACAATATTGTAGAGAATAAGATTAGTGCTTGTTAAATTTGTGTTTTGAACACCTCCCATAAACATTGTTGCATTGCATCCTGGGAGTGCACGGTTTATCCCAATGTGATCATTAGCATATGAAATGATGAGTGTGTTAAATTATATCATAAAATTAAAAGGCGACTTTTGATGTTTAAACAGAACTTATGTTTCTGTTTCTGTGCATACTTTTTACTGTCACTatagatttaaaaaaaaatcacatATATATTAATAAAAGTTAATAAAAGTGAATGTTAAAAATAAAAACTTGTACTTTCAATTAATATAGTAAGTGAAATATGATTTATCTTGAAAATATAAATTAGATATATATGAACCGAAATTGATTGGAATTGATTTTGAAATATCAACTTACACCTAAAGTTGAAATGGATAATTAATTTAAAACAAATTACATGCATCTTGAAACAGAGGGAGTATTATATTTGTTATCGGGCTTTCATTTTCCATTTGCATGTCTGCACACACACATGTTAATACGACCACAAGTTTATAGTTAGTTGTAAATTTATGGTATATTTTGATAATTACACTGACATGCTCTTCATCCACAATACTGGTTTTGCATTCTTGTGAAGTAATTACTAGTAGAGGATTGGGGAAGATGGAGTTGGAGGATAGTTAGAGAGTGACCCTGCCATTAATACTCCAAAGCAGATAAAATTGACCCTTTCAAGAAGCAGACATTGCGTTCCCAATGCATATCCAGTTTTTACACTATATTTAGAAAATACATGACCCATGAAAGAGAAACAAGAAAATTAATAAACCAGTTTCATGAGTCCTTCCATTCTTATACAACCAAAAATGCATGCAGATGAATGCAAATATAATAACAATGCATATATAAAACTCATACGGCGGTATCACACAAATTCACATTGGCAGTATCTGAAATCTCGGTTGGAGTCGCGTGAGTAATAGAGTGGTGCCCCAGAGTACACAGACCTCGTGTTTATCTATTCTTTCAGATCAATAAGTGAAAACTAATGGTAAATTATTCAACCAACCTGTACCCCAACTATTCTCCTCCTTCAAGAATAACAATTTTTATATAACTCAATTGGCAGAGAAGAGAAACCAGTACTGTATAGATTCCTGTATAGGGCATGCATTTTTGTTGCGGATAATGTTAGAGAGACCAAAAATAGTTCACAAAAAAATTCCATAGGAACTTGATAATTAATGTGATAGAATAATGCATTTGATTggaatattaattattttttttattaacaaTTATAATGAAATATGTAATGGGATATGTAATGTTTGAAAAAAAGATTGAGAACTATTTGATTTTTTAGCcacaattttttttttatcaaTACATATTGCTTAAACGACTAATGTTAAAATCGATTTTAAAGACAAAAATATGGGTTTCAAATTCGACCAATTTCCGTTGAATTCAACCGGTCGAATTTAGCGATCATATTTAACCGGTCAAATTTAGTATAAATACAATCGACCGACTAAATCTCACTTCCATATATACGACCGGTCCAAAATCGGTCGCATTTAACTAAATTAAACCGCCTTCGGTCAAATTTAACTAAATGCGACCAGTTTTATACCGGGCGTATTTAACCGGTTCTCTTCTAATGATCATAAGGGTTCTCATCTTTAATTTGTCTCTTTACTTTCTAATTCTTATATATATGATTTGTCTATTTACTCAAAATGGATAAGAGAAATTTTCGGAAGCCCAATCTACTAAAGGTACGAGGGGTCCCTCTTAAAATAcaatttcatatttttttatttaccttttcaatatttatattttaatatatgtATTCGGATTACTTTAAATAGTATGTGTATTTCTTACAAAAGTTTAAAAAACTTGATTTGCATGTTTAATATGTTTATACCGATAACAATTTCAACTAAATGTATTTTGGCAATTGTACCTGAAAAATAAGATATTTTGTTTTGTTAGTAGGAGAACTCAaccaaaaaaatatatattatttttcaCACTTGCAGTTGCATTGCTAAAGCAATTTTCCTTCGACCATTCCGGTACCTAGATTGACGAGCACATTTGTCAGGTCTCTTGAAACTAGATATTTTCTTTGTCTTAGGATTGCTAATATTTGGGTGTGAAcgaaaattaatattttatcaagAAAAAGGAGTTAATAGCTATTCAGCGACTCCTAGATCATGTTCAATTAATTCTCATACTCACTTCTTCAGTTCAGCATAATAACCCGTGAttattttctagagttttttttatgcatcatgcaattatGATATTCttagttatttttttatttgtaaatattgCACAAAGCCTAACGTATATCAAATATAAGTTGATTGTTTATGAATatgtattattttcatacaatacattattaccaaattacacaACGTTTCTAATGTAACTaattaaacaatatatatatatatatatatatatattcttgtttgtgttgtatatttttgtatttaatgaatgaatataaatagggtattcagtgtacgtttaaaacgaaacgattaaacttaatatATAGAATGACATTAatatgtttacaaagaaaaagataaaaactaacatatatgttgaatacagagttgaccaaaaattttgaattatatttCAATAAACTACATGTACTgatctatattattactgagctcactaataacttataattaacttactcaatttaaaaagataaaaaatacatAACTGAAGATAAAATGACTTACAataataatatacaataatgtaaaatttacactatTAATATAAAAGTAGATTTTAATGAAAATTGTTAGTgtttgaaattcaacgtatgttTGTATGGAaaaattttagtttttaatttaaaatattattaataaagtaagattaagttatatgtgtgtgtatgtcaGCATGTAAAATATCATATGTTACGTTTCTTAGTAAGCtacgatggtttcaattatttatatgctaaatatctaatTTATATACATGTATAATAGTTACTAACATCTAGCgagacaattgattacttaaataacatgcatttataattatttaaaaattaaaattatgtaataaataaattaaaataatttatatgtggtattcacattatcactaaCAAACAATTCATCTCTAAAATAAATATTACTTATCTAAAACATTTGTACAAAATTATCTTGACCAATGAATATTACTTATCTAAAAGAAATCTTTTTAAAAAGCTAGTTTTTTTaaagtaaaaaatgaaaaataaatcgatttaatttatcatcgtagttttaacaaatctcgtgagatattctcgccgagtttgtaatttaaatttactaaacgtagaatgtgacgatgtttttcaaccgggtcatgtagtcaaatttcgagtattttttgaacaattgaccaagttctgatttcaaattcgaaataacctaaaatgcattgactcattataattcaaacttatttaaatatgtaataccattatagattatttatatataagcgaatccattttcaatattttctttaaaaattatatatgtacattttaattactttttataatataaaaaatgttaaaaatatatgagatatattttcaaactgaaaaatgattaataaataagataatgaTCCATTTATGTATTATGACTAgctttatatctggaattcaattttttaaacttaactgtacaaatatttaAGAAACTACCTTTTTTTTGCAGAATTCAAGTAATTatttttaaagttaaataaaatatttatttagtacacttatatattatgtgtatgataaaaaacaaatgtgacaatatggtgtagtggtacgAGGTTGTATAGGTAAATGAAATATCTCGAGTTTGATTCCCACAAACCacacatattttatataaatattaaaaataggggtaatttagtcttttcaataagactttttaatctcataaATATTATCACCATGTTCttctattatatatagaagagattatatatttttaagacttattattgatattcatgatttttttcaagaatttgaaagaaaaattgtaattatatcattatttaaaccgtttttaagtttccttcattacgactctaatatttcttcatataataatttgatatattgtatactattcttcaaaaataaatatttttcaattcgatgaagttatataaatataagttgaattggttaattccttcaaattattgaataatatatattttttcctta
This sequence is a window from Apium graveolens cultivar Ventura chromosome 9, ASM990537v1, whole genome shotgun sequence. Protein-coding genes within it:
- the LOC141686394 gene encoding putative protein phosphatase 2C 78, producing the protein MMRNQDIVNSEDEYTNTPALPQNKSENTNNVPDTNKQINCNGKVVNYDSYGSISVKGRRKYMEDSLTVDLGILTWESNHYDYFGVYDGHGTSLACRDHLHLLVKNEVEKQVGKIIDWEKVMVTSFLRMDEHVLAQRVDGSTRSTVIVAVVGEEVLVVANCGDSRGVLSRSSTVVPLSFDPKRIRLVLVKFVF